A part of Deinococcus sp. QL22 genomic DNA contains:
- a CDS encoding IclR family transcriptional regulator C-terminal domain-containing protein — protein MTPASVVVAKPSLDERSGETIQALTRGLQVIRAFDARHQRMTLTEVAAQTNLTRATARRCLLTLHHLGYVAWDGKFFTLTPKILTLGYAYLSSTSLPMIVQPALVHLSEQSGASCSACILDGDEAVIVARASAQRFNSTDLGVGSRLPLYCTSLGHILLAEFPSDELERYLQMTVLMPHTPRTLTHPDDVRAAVDRTRAAGYALNAEGLESGLRSISVPLRNTSGQVVAALSATLPVGHGSENDLQGQLLPLLRGQATLLQQMLSA, from the coding sequence ATGACCCCAGCTTCAGTTGTTGTGGCCAAGCCGAGTCTCGATGAACGGTCAGGCGAAACCATTCAGGCGCTGACCCGCGGCCTTCAGGTGATTCGGGCCTTTGATGCCCGTCACCAGCGCATGACCCTCACCGAAGTCGCTGCCCAGACGAACCTGACCCGCGCCACCGCCCGCCGCTGCCTGCTGACGCTGCACCACCTCGGCTACGTCGCGTGGGACGGCAAGTTCTTTACGCTCACTCCCAAAATTCTGACCCTCGGCTACGCCTATTTGTCGTCTACATCGCTGCCGATGATCGTTCAGCCCGCGCTGGTGCATCTCAGCGAGCAGTCGGGCGCGTCGTGCTCCGCCTGCATTTTGGACGGCGACGAAGCGGTGATCGTGGCGCGGGCCAGCGCCCAACGCTTTAATTCTACTGACCTCGGCGTGGGCAGCCGCTTGCCGCTGTACTGCACGTCGCTGGGGCATATTTTGTTGGCCGAATTTCCATCCGATGAACTGGAGCGTTACCTCCAGATGACGGTGCTCATGCCGCACACGCCCCGCACACTGACCCACCCGGACGACGTGCGGGCCGCCGTAGACCGCACCCGCGCCGCGGGCTACGCGCTGAATGCCGAAGGACTCGAGTCGGGTCTGCGTTCGATTTCGGTGCCGCTCCGCAACACTTCGGGCCAAGTGGTGGCCGCGCTCAGCGCCACGCTGCCGGTCGGCCACGGCAGTGAAAATGATCTGCAGGGCCAGCTGTTGCCGCTGCTGCGCGGGCAAGCGACCCTACTTCAGCAAATGCTGAGCGCCTAA
- the pcaD gene encoding 3-oxoadipate enol-lactonase, translating into MPDSPASTFPAAFVTVNGVTLHVRRTGAPHASRTLVFLNSLGSDARIWDAVAAALSDSCRVLQYDQRGHGLSDAPPGPYTLRDHAEDLAALLGACGVRRAVLVGVSVGGMIAQEFAARYPARVEGLVLVGTGTKIGEAALWNARIAAAEAGDLARIAPDALSRWFTPAFFETRPAEARGYLNMLSRTSPHGYAGTCAALRDADLGQQTARLTVPAVVLCGEHDRSTPPELGRALAEALGAPFHLIPGAAHIPSVEQPQSVTSHLRQFLATLPQAASGDTLDGQSLRRRVLGDAHVDRATAAATDLDRDFQAFITAFAWGGPWARGHLDLKTRHLLTLAVLTALPREHELELHIRAARNTGVTPDDLREVFLQVAVYAGVPVANRAFAIAKRVLAEGTSPDTAPAYRSDP; encoded by the coding sequence ATGCCTGATTCCCCTGCGTCCACTTTTCCCGCTGCCTTCGTTACGGTCAACGGCGTCACGCTTCACGTCCGGCGAACGGGCGCGCCTCACGCTTCCAGAACCCTCGTCTTCCTGAACTCTTTGGGCAGCGACGCCCGCATCTGGGACGCGGTGGCGGCGGCCCTGTCAGATTCCTGCCGCGTCCTTCAGTACGACCAGCGCGGGCACGGCCTGTCGGACGCGCCACCCGGCCCCTACACGCTGCGCGACCACGCCGAAGATTTGGCGGCCCTGCTGGGCGCCTGCGGGGTCAGGCGGGCCGTGCTGGTGGGGGTGTCGGTGGGCGGCATGATCGCGCAGGAATTCGCCGCCCGGTATCCGGCACGGGTAGAAGGTCTGGTGTTGGTGGGCACTGGCACCAAGATCGGAGAGGCTGCCCTCTGGAACGCCCGAATCGCGGCGGCAGAGGCGGGGGATTTGGCCCGGATCGCGCCCGACGCCCTGTCGCGTTGGTTTACGCCCGCCTTTTTTGAAACCCGGCCCGCCGAGGCACGCGGCTACTTGAACATGTTGTCGCGCACGTCACCACACGGTTACGCCGGAACCTGCGCGGCCCTACGAGACGCCGATCTGGGCCAGCAGACCGCCCGCCTGACCGTACCAGCCGTAGTGCTGTGCGGCGAACATGACCGCTCGACGCCCCCCGAACTGGGCCGGGCGCTGGCGGAGGCACTGGGCGCACCTTTTCACCTGATTCCCGGTGCGGCACACATACCCAGCGTCGAGCAGCCGCAGAGCGTGACCAGTCATCTTCGGCAGTTTTTGGCAACCCTGCCCCAAGCCGCCTCCGGAGACACTCTGGACGGCCAGAGCCTTCGCCGCCGCGTGCTGGGAGACGCCCACGTTGACCGGGCCACCGCCGCCGCCACCGACCTCGACCGCGATTTTCAGGCGTTTATTACAGCCTTTGCTTGGGGCGGCCCTTGGGCGCGGGGCCACCTCGATCTCAAGACCCGGCATCTGCTGACGCTGGCGGTGCTCACGGCCCTACCCCGCGAACACGAACTGGAACTGCACATCCGCGCTGCCCGCAATACCGGTGTGACCCCCGACGACCTGCGTGAAGTGTTTTTGCAGGTGGCCGTGTATGCAGGCGTGCCCGTGGCCAACCGTGCCTTCGCCATTGCCAAGCGCGTGCTGGCCGAAGGTACCTCCCCCGACACTGCCCCCGCCTATAGGAGCGACCCATGA
- a CDS encoding bifunctional sugar phosphate isomerase/epimerase/4-hydroxyphenylpyruvate dioxygenase family protein has protein sequence MSAVAAQRGPFQKSIATVSLSGTLLEKMQAAAATGYDGVEIFEHDLLNHSGPPAEVRRMAADLGLDITLFQPFRDFEAMPESYRARNLERAERKFDVMLELGAPQILVCSNVQAQALNDPERAAADLHAMAERAQARGLLVGYEALAWGRHVNRWRQAWDIVQQADHPALGLILDSFHTLAVGDSLAGLHSTVPADKLFFVQLADSPHKSMDVLSWSRHYRNFPGQGDLDVVGFTRELVRTGYSGPLSLEIFNDEFRAASAYLIAHDGLRSLLWVEAEAGATTLPAPPNFGGYEFLEFAVDANSAPGLGRRLRALGFEQRGVHRSKAVTLYGQGDILLTLNSEPDSHAADFFQVHGPSVCAIGLRVDDVPRALDRARALLCNEWEERTGQGESPLPALRAPNGMLFSFVDEALAARLYHTDFHLTAPVAGSDEDLGAASGGEGPSAGAGLLGIDHVAQALPPDRLGSFILFYRTVFGLEPEPLHEIPDPYGLVSSRAMVSPNRRISFPLNISESRRTATGRFVNALSGAGVHHIAFTTADLPQTVTALDAAAAELLEIPDNYYDDLDVRYLLPPRDLDILRGLHLLYDQDASGEFRQLYTHTFDDRFFFEVVQRDGYLGYGAANASVRMNALMARRALDHAGGQAEREGGAGQSMI, from the coding sequence ATGAGCGCCGTTGCCGCCCAGCGCGGCCCCTTTCAAAAGTCCATCGCCACCGTGTCCCTGAGCGGCACTTTGCTGGAAAAGATGCAGGCCGCGGCGGCGACCGGCTATGACGGCGTAGAAATTTTTGAACACGATCTCCTGAACCACAGCGGCCCGCCCGCCGAGGTGCGCCGGATGGCCGCCGATCTGGGGCTGGATATCACGCTCTTTCAGCCCTTCCGCGACTTCGAGGCCATGCCGGAGTCTTACCGCGCCCGCAATCTGGAGCGAGCCGAGCGCAAATTCGACGTCATGCTGGAGTTGGGTGCGCCGCAGATTTTGGTGTGCAGTAACGTGCAGGCGCAGGCCTTGAATGATCCTGAGCGCGCCGCCGCCGACCTGCACGCGATGGCCGAACGTGCTCAGGCGCGGGGCCTGCTCGTGGGCTATGAGGCGCTGGCGTGGGGGCGGCACGTCAACCGCTGGCGGCAAGCCTGGGACATCGTGCAGCAGGCCGATCATCCGGCGCTGGGTCTGATCTTGGACTCGTTTCATACGCTGGCGGTGGGGGATTCTTTGGCGGGCCTGCACAGCACTGTGCCCGCCGATAAACTGTTTTTTGTGCAGTTGGCCGACAGCCCGCACAAAAGCATGGACGTCTTGTCTTGGAGCCGCCACTACCGCAATTTTCCCGGTCAAGGTGACCTTGATGTGGTTGGATTTACCCGCGAACTGGTACGGACCGGGTACAGTGGCCCCCTGTCATTGGAGATTTTCAATGATGAATTCCGGGCGGCGTCGGCGTACCTGATCGCGCACGACGGGCTGCGCTCGCTGCTGTGGGTGGAGGCAGAGGCGGGAGCCACCACTCTGCCGGCGCCCCCCAACTTTGGCGGTTACGAGTTTTTAGAATTTGCTGTTGACGCCAACAGTGCGCCGGGACTGGGCCGCCGACTGCGTGCCCTGGGCTTTGAGCAGCGCGGCGTTCACCGCTCCAAGGCCGTGACCCTCTACGGGCAGGGCGATATTTTGCTGACCCTCAACAGCGAACCCGACAGCCACGCCGCCGACTTTTTTCAGGTGCATGGCCCCTCGGTGTGCGCTATCGGTCTGCGGGTCGACGATGTGCCCCGCGCCCTTGACCGTGCCCGCGCCCTACTGTGCAACGAGTGGGAAGAGCGCACCGGACAGGGTGAGTCGCCACTCCCCGCGTTGCGCGCGCCCAACGGGATGCTGTTCTCGTTTGTGGATGAGGCGCTGGCCGCCCGCCTGTACCACACCGACTTCCACCTGACGGCTCCAGTGGCGGGGAGCGATGAGGATTTGGGTGCGGCAAGCGGGGGGGAGGGGCCAAGTGCAGGCGCAGGACTGCTCGGCATTGACCATGTGGCGCAGGCGTTGCCGCCCGACCGCCTCGGCAGCTTCATTTTATTTTACCGCACGGTCTTTGGCCTCGAACCCGAACCGCTCCACGAGATTCCTGATCCCTACGGCTTGGTCAGCAGCCGGGCGATGGTCAGCCCCAACCGCCGAATCAGCTTTCCGCTCAATATTTCTGAGAGCCGCCGCACGGCGACGGGCCGCTTCGTGAATGCGCTGTCGGGCGCGGGCGTCCACCACATCGCGTTTACCACCGCCGACCTCCCCCAGACCGTGACCGCGCTTGACGCCGCCGCAGCCGAACTCTTAGAAATTCCCGACAACTATTACGATGATCTGGATGTGCGGTACCTGTTGCCGCCGCGTGATCTGGATATCCTGCGCGGCCTGCACCTCCTGTACGATCAAGACGCGTCCGGCGAATTCCGGCAGCTGTACACCCATACCTTCGATGACCGCTTTTTCTTTGAAGTCGTGCAGCGTGACGGCTACCTGGGTTATGGGGCGGCCAACGCGTCGGTGAGGATGAACGCGCTGATGGCTCGCCGCGCTTTAGACCATGCCGGAGGCCAAGCGGAGCGTGAAGGTGGGGCAGGCCAGAGCATGATATGA
- the pcaH gene encoding protocatechuate 3,4-dioxygenase subunit beta yields the protein MTPRESRPTSPEHVSVHPLHLYPAYASSVKRAPHELLMPLPAALRDPGGPVFGAGRLRPDDHDTTRNARINGEPIGERILVRGRLLDSSGRPIRGALLETWQANAAGRYIHTGDQHTAPLDPNFTGTARMLTDDQGEYELLTLRPGAYPWRNHANAWRPAHIHFSVFGRNFTQRLVTQMYFPGDPLLAYDPIYQGVPDEKGRQRLISRFDLSLTQPHWALGYRFDIVLGGDAQTPLEEPDHD from the coding sequence ATGACCCCCCGCGAATCCCGGCCCACGTCCCCTGAGCACGTCAGCGTTCACCCGCTGCACCTGTATCCGGCGTATGCCAGCAGTGTCAAGCGTGCGCCGCACGAGCTGCTGATGCCGCTGCCCGCCGCCCTGCGCGACCCCGGCGGCCCGGTGTTCGGCGCGGGCCGCCTGCGACCCGACGACCACGACACCACCCGCAATGCCCGCATCAACGGTGAGCCGATCGGAGAGCGGATTCTGGTGCGTGGGCGGCTGCTCGACAGCAGCGGGCGGCCTATTCGCGGAGCGCTGCTGGAAACGTGGCAGGCCAACGCGGCGGGGCGCTACATCCACACCGGCGACCAACACACTGCGCCGCTTGATCCCAACTTTACGGGAACGGCGCGGATGCTCACCGATGATCAGGGCGAATACGAATTGCTGACCCTGCGGCCCGGCGCGTATCCGTGGCGCAATCATGCCAATGCTTGGCGGCCCGCACACATTCATTTCAGCGTGTTTGGACGCAATTTCACTCAGCGTCTCGTGACCCAGATGTATTTTCCCGGCGATCCGCTGCTGGCCTACGACCCGATCTATCAGGGCGTGCCGGATGAAAAAGGCCGCCAACGCCTGATCAGCCGCTTTGATCTGAGCCTGACGCAGCCGCACTGGGCGCTGGGCTACCGCTTCGATATCGTGCTGGGCGGCGACGCACAGACGCCCCTCGAGGAGCCTGACCATGACTGA
- a CDS encoding DMT family transporter: MNRASGAASGVARTAQASSLRGVALYALALLIFACQDGLARHLVQSHSPAVVAAVRFCTQLLLLSVLLPASVRAAPASEEGRAAGSGVANQARLILLRSLCLACLTVVIMGAYARLPLAEATAISFLGPLLVTVLSVPLLKEKPGVLRWLGTLGGFCGLLLIVRPGGQLDVLGVGLALLAAVLNAAYQLLSRWLQGVPPLHLLYKSAVVGTVVGSLAAALAYQGGPLGATDLALMAVLGVTSGSGHYLLTVAFRYTDASLLAPLTYLQLVFAVAVGWLMFRQFPDGVGLLGMALICVSGLLAVLDGRRKADLT, encoded by the coding sequence GTGAACCGTGCGTCTGGTGCGGCGTCCGGCGTGGCCCGCACGGCTCAGGCGTCCTCGCTGCGCGGCGTGGCACTCTACGCGTTGGCCCTGCTGATTTTTGCCTGTCAGGACGGCTTGGCCCGCCATCTGGTGCAGTCGCATTCTCCGGCGGTGGTCGCGGCGGTGCGCTTTTGCACGCAACTGTTGCTGCTCAGCGTGCTGCTGCCTGCATCGGTACGTGCCGCGCCTGCAAGTGAAGAGGGGAGGGCGGCTGGCAGTGGCGTTGCGAATCAGGCCCGCTTGATTTTGCTGCGTTCCTTGTGCTTGGCTTGCCTCACGGTGGTCATAATGGGCGCGTATGCCCGCCTGCCGCTGGCCGAAGCCACAGCAATTTCCTTTCTGGGCCCGCTGTTGGTCACGGTGTTGTCGGTGCCTCTCCTCAAGGAGAAACCTGGAGTGCTGCGCTGGTTGGGCACGCTGGGCGGCTTTTGCGGGCTGCTGCTGATTGTGCGTCCCGGCGGGCAACTGGACGTTTTGGGCGTGGGGCTGGCACTGTTGGCCGCCGTGCTGAACGCCGCCTACCAGTTGTTATCGCGTTGGCTTCAGGGGGTGCCGCCCCTGCATCTGCTGTACAAGTCGGCAGTGGTGGGCACGGTGGTCGGCTCTCTGGCCGCGGCGCTGGCCTATCAGGGTGGCCCATTGGGCGCAACCGACTTGGCGCTGATGGCCGTACTGGGCGTTACCAGCGGTAGCGGTCACTATCTGCTGACAGTGGCATTCCGGTACACCGACGCCTCCTTGCTGGCTCCGCTGACCTACTTGCAACTGGTGTTCGCCGTGGCGGTAGGCTGGCTGATGTTTCGCCAATTTCCCGACGGCGTGGGTCTACTGGGCATGGCGCTGATCTGTGTCTCTGGCCTGCTGGCCGTGCTGGACGGACGCCGGAAAGCCGACCTGACTTAA
- a CDS encoding IclR family transcriptional regulator, with product MPSESRSVHSVENIGRVLELFTVDTPEIGVTQAARHLGMSKSSVHALLTALTRIGLLHRFVTGRYRLGFQVMALNTVLLSHTPWRRIAREEMTRLAEVVGEPVHLAAYDGGQAICIDKVEGHAPLVNTPIGGILPPHATALGKIILAYRPASEITQLYHGGLLQPYTPNTITSQDELLSDLAHTRQRGYALAIEERALGVCSIAAPIRNPNGEVIAAMSLSIPTRRLQRRKAGMIEHLRAATAATSRRIGYDADLNTEDGLYWHSVGGRTTLRRSHLRRELVEAGESGQEQ from the coding sequence GTGCCCAGTGAGTCGCGCAGTGTGCATTCGGTGGAGAACATCGGGCGGGTGCTGGAGCTGTTTACGGTTGATACGCCTGAAATAGGCGTGACGCAGGCAGCCCGTCATCTGGGGATGTCCAAAAGCAGTGTCCATGCCCTGCTGACGGCCCTGACGCGCATCGGCCTGCTGCACCGCTTCGTGACCGGGCGCTACCGCCTGGGCTTTCAGGTGATGGCGCTGAACACGGTGCTGCTCTCTCATACCCCCTGGCGGCGCATTGCCCGCGAAGAAATGACCCGGCTGGCCGAAGTGGTGGGCGAACCGGTGCATTTGGCTGCCTACGACGGCGGTCAGGCCATTTGCATCGACAAGGTCGAAGGGCACGCCCCGCTGGTTAATACCCCGATTGGCGGCATCTTGCCCCCACACGCCACCGCGCTGGGGAAAATTATTCTGGCGTACCGTCCAGCGAGCGAAATTACGCAGCTGTATCACGGCGGATTGCTGCAGCCATACACGCCCAATACCATCACCAGTCAAGACGAACTGCTCTCGGATTTGGCGCACACCCGCCAGCGGGGATACGCGCTGGCCATTGAGGAACGGGCGCTGGGAGTGTGCAGCATCGCCGCGCCCATCCGTAATCCCAACGGAGAGGTGATCGCGGCCATGAGCCTGTCCATTCCGACCCGGCGGTTGCAGCGGCGCAAAGCAGGCATGATCGAGCATCTGCGGGCCGCCACCGCCGCCACCTCACGGCGCATCGGATATGACGCCGACCTGAACACCGAAGACGGCCTGTACTGGCACTCGGTGGGTGGCCGCACCACCCTGCGCCGCAGCCACCTGCGCCGGGAACTGGTAGAGGCCGGTGAGAGCGGGCAAGAGCAGTAG
- a CDS encoding shikimate dehydrogenase, whose protein sequence is MSTALSTVTAHASNSRLLTGLIGSGIQRSLSPALHEGEADAHGLRALYRLFDLDSLQLTPDALPELLRAAQLAGFSGLNITHPCKQCVIAHLDALSPEAEALGAVNTVVFRDGQTTGHNTDGWGFAQGFRRGLPGARLGHAVQLGAGGAGAAVAHAALGLGLARLTLFDQEPGRAEVLAERFQTQFPGQQVEAGGDLERAMTEADGLIHATPTGMAAHPGLPLPAEYLRAEQWVAEVVYVPLETELLRLARARGCATVHGGFMVVFQAARAFELFSGFTPDLERMLAHFEQLTAPQFGAAR, encoded by the coding sequence ATGTCTACCGCTCTCTCCACTGTTACCGCTCACGCCTCCAACTCCCGCCTGTTGACCGGACTGATCGGTAGCGGCATCCAGCGGTCCCTGTCCCCCGCGCTGCACGAGGGGGAAGCCGACGCTCACGGTCTGCGTGCCTTGTACCGCCTGTTCGATCTGGACAGCTTGCAGCTGACGCCGGACGCCTTGCCAGAGTTGCTGCGGGCCGCACAGCTCGCCGGATTCAGCGGCCTGAACATCACCCACCCCTGCAAGCAGTGCGTCATAGCGCATCTGGACGCCCTGTCGCCCGAAGCCGAAGCGCTGGGAGCCGTAAACACCGTGGTGTTCCGGGATGGTCAAACCACTGGGCATAACACCGACGGCTGGGGCTTTGCCCAAGGGTTTCGGCGCGGCCTGCCGGGGGCGCGGTTGGGGCACGCGGTGCAGTTGGGAGCGGGCGGGGCGGGCGCGGCGGTGGCACACGCGGCGCTCGGTTTGGGGCTGGCGCGACTGACCTTGTTCGATCAGGAGCCGGGCCGGGCCGAAGTGTTGGCAGAGCGCTTTCAGACCCAGTTTCCGGGGCAGCAGGTGGAGGCAGGAGGCGATCTGGAGCGGGCCATGACCGAGGCCGATGGACTGATTCACGCCACTCCGACCGGCATGGCCGCCCATCCGGGCTTGCCGCTGCCCGCCGAGTACCTGCGGGCTGAACAGTGGGTGGCCGAGGTGGTGTACGTGCCGCTGGAAACTGAATTGTTGCGGCTGGCCCGCGCCCGAGGCTGCGCGACGGTTCACGGCGGCTTTATGGTGGTGTTTCAGGCAGCACGCGCCTTCGAACTGTTTAGCGGCTTTACCCCGGATTTAGAGCGGATGCTGGCCCACTTCGAGCAGCTGACCGCACCACAATTCGGAGCCGCCCGATGA
- the pcaB gene encoding 3-carboxy-cis,cis-muconate cycloisomerase encodes MSFTPLDSGLYRPLFTSAPMQRLFSDEAHIARLVAVEAALARAQADLGLIPLDAAQAITDLSRCFVPDWERLQLGTAQDGFPVIALLAQLREQLPAAAAEALHFGATTQDIMDTALVLQLRDALHLIEGNVHVVVQLLAHLSDMHRRTLMAGRTHSQHALPITFGLKVAGWLAPLLRHLERLHQLRPRLLVVQCGGAAGTLAALGNDGLRVSAALARELGLGEAPLPWHTSRDTLAELGGWLSLLTGTLGKAAQDLILLAQSEVDEVRGGGGGGGSSTMPQKSNPIGSELIVAAARANAALLSGLHQAALQEHERGTHGWQLEWLTLPQMLGLTAGAVDRTVLLTQDLQVDAARMRANVQASGGLMMAEALTFALAAHVGQAEAKATVRRAVALARQDGQPLAEALRLCTNAPLDWAALHEDHYLGVNDALIDRLLGLADARHRRTP; translated from the coding sequence ATGAGCTTTACTCCGCTGGACTCCGGGCTGTACCGTCCGCTGTTTACCTCCGCGCCGATGCAGCGCCTCTTTTCCGATGAGGCGCACATTGCTCGCTTGGTCGCGGTCGAGGCGGCGTTGGCCCGCGCCCAAGCCGACTTGGGACTGATTCCGCTGGATGCAGCGCAGGCCATCACTGACCTCTCACGCTGCTTTGTGCCCGACTGGGAGCGCCTGCAACTCGGCACGGCGCAGGACGGCTTTCCAGTGATTGCGCTGCTGGCCCAGTTGCGCGAGCAGCTACCCGCTGCCGCCGCTGAGGCCCTGCACTTCGGGGCCACCACCCAAGACATTATGGATACCGCGCTGGTGCTGCAACTGCGGGACGCCCTGCATCTGATTGAAGGCAATGTGCACGTCGTGGTGCAACTGCTGGCGCACCTGTCGGACATGCACCGCCGCACCTTGATGGCCGGGCGCACCCACAGCCAGCACGCCCTGCCCATCACCTTCGGCTTAAAGGTGGCCGGTTGGCTCGCGCCGCTGCTGCGGCACCTTGAGCGCCTGCATCAACTTCGGCCCCGGCTGTTGGTGGTGCAGTGCGGCGGCGCAGCAGGCACGCTGGCTGCGCTGGGGAACGACGGCCTCCGGGTGTCGGCGGCGCTGGCCCGGGAATTGGGCTTGGGCGAAGCGCCCCTGCCCTGGCACACAAGTCGCGATACACTAGCAGAACTGGGGGGCTGGCTCTCGCTGCTGACCGGCACGCTGGGCAAGGCCGCCCAAGACTTGATCTTGCTGGCCCAAAGTGAAGTTGATGAGGTGCGCGGGGGCGGCGGGGGCGGGGGTTCGAGCACCATGCCTCAGAAGAGCAATCCCATCGGGTCGGAGCTAATCGTGGCGGCGGCCCGGGCCAATGCCGCGCTGCTGTCGGGGCTGCATCAGGCGGCCTTGCAAGAACACGAACGCGGCACGCACGGTTGGCAACTCGAATGGTTGACCTTGCCGCAAATGTTGGGACTCACGGCAGGAGCAGTCGACCGCACGGTGCTGCTGACCCAAGACCTTCAGGTCGACGCTGCCCGGATGCGCGCCAACGTGCAGGCATCGGGCGGTCTGATGATGGCCGAAGCCCTGACGTTTGCGCTGGCGGCGCACGTGGGACAAGCTGAGGCGAAAGCCACCGTGCGCCGCGCCGTGGCCCTGGCCCGCCAAGACGGACAGCCGTTGGCCGAGGCCCTGCGGCTTTGCACCAACGCACCGTTAGACTGGGCTGCCTTACACGAAGACCACTATCTGGGCGTCAACGACGCGCTGATCGACAGATTGCTCGGCCTCGCGGACGCCCGGCACAGGAGAACGCCATGA
- the aroQ gene encoding type II 3-dehydroquinate dehydratase has translation MSALPTILILNGPNLNLLGLREPHIYGHDTLADVGRDCAELGRTLGLHTDLRQTNAEHHLIDLIHEHRTSTAGLIINPGGLTHTSVALMDALGAYPPPIIEVHISNIHRRESFRHHSYVSLVADGVIAGCGTQGYRLALQRLAVLIA, from the coding sequence ATGTCCGCTTTGCCCACCATCCTGATACTCAATGGCCCAAACCTGAACCTGCTGGGCCTGCGCGAGCCGCATATCTACGGCCACGACACATTGGCCGATGTGGGCCGCGACTGTGCCGAGCTGGGCCGCACGCTGGGGCTGCACACCGACCTGCGCCAAACCAATGCCGAACACCACCTTATTGACCTGATTCATGAACACCGCACCAGCACCGCCGGACTGATCATCAATCCTGGTGGGCTGACCCATACCTCGGTGGCCCTGATGGACGCGCTGGGGGCATATCCGCCGCCCATCATCGAGGTGCATATCTCGAATATTCACCGCCGCGAGAGCTTCCGGCACCATTCCTATGTCTCGCTGGTGGCCGACGGCGTAATTGCGGGCTGCGGCACGCAGGGCTACCGGTTGGCGCTCCAGCGCTTGGCCGTCTTGATCGCGTGA
- the pcaG gene encoding protocatechuate 3,4-dioxygenase subunit alpha, translated as MTEPHPARAPLRPEGSNIPARLFGPSPSQTVGPYFHQGLVQHGEQSRFPGDQQLVPGTALYPSERLTLTGRVLDADGLPVPDALLDVWQADLAGQRVDETVLTGFGRSDTRQDGGFWRFHTVKPVPRAGQAPHLDVWLGLRGLLTHLVTRVYFSDEDNAADPLLLSLPLQRRGTLIAVREDVPGGPLYRLDIRLQGEGETVFFNVY; from the coding sequence ATGACTGAGCCGCACCCAGCCAGAGCGCCGCTGCGCCCCGAAGGCTCCAACATTCCCGCCCGCTTGTTTGGGCCGTCTCCGAGCCAGACGGTGGGGCCGTACTTTCATCAAGGGCTGGTTCAGCACGGCGAGCAAAGCAGGTTTCCGGGTGACCAGCAGTTGGTTCCCGGCACTGCGTTGTACCCCAGCGAACGCCTGACCCTGACTGGCCGCGTGCTGGACGCAGACGGCCTTCCCGTCCCCGACGCTCTGCTGGACGTGTGGCAAGCAGACTTGGCTGGACAACGGGTGGACGAGACGGTGCTCACGGGCTTTGGCCGCAGCGACACCCGCCAAGACGGCGGCTTCTGGCGCTTCCACACGGTCAAACCAGTGCCCAGAGCTGGGCAGGCTCCCCATCTGGACGTGTGGCTGGGCTTGCGGGGGCTGCTGACCCACCTCGTGACGCGGGTGTATTTCAGCGATGAAGACAACGCTGCCGATCCGCTGCTGCTCAGCTTGCCTCTCCAGCGGCGCGGCACCCTGATCGCCGTGCGCGAAGACGTGCCGGGCGGCCCGCTGTACCGCTTGGACATTCGGTTGCAGGGCGAGGGCGAAACGGTGTTTTTCAATGTGTATTGA